The Chloroflexota bacterium genome contains the following window.
CACGTAGTCGTGCACGTTGGCGCGCAGGGCCGCGTGTTCGGCCGCGATGGCGATGGCCCGCCCTCCGCGCGTGGTAACCTCGTTGACGTGGTTGATCATCATGGCCTCGTCGCCCGGCGCCGTGATGAACAGCACCGGATACCCATCGTGCACCGCCGACAGCGGCCCGTGCTTGAATTCGCTGGAGAACATCCCTTCGCAGTGGGTGTAGGTGATCTCCTTGAGTTTGAGCGCCGCCTCCAGTGCGATGGGGTGCGTGATGCCGTAGCCCAGGTAGTTCAGCGCGCTCCAGTGCAGGAGATAGGCGGCCACCTGGCGGGCATACGGCTCGCTCTCCTCCAGCGTGTGGGCCAGCAGGTCGGGCAGGGCGCGAAGCGGCTCCACGTCGCGCCCCGCCATGCGATACGCGAGATACAGGAACAACACGGCCTGATTCACGAACGTCTTGGTGGCCGGCACGCTGATTTCGTAGCCGCACGCCAGGGGCAGGTATACGTCGCTGTGGTGCATGAGCGACGAACCCAGCACATTGAGAACGCCCAGCACTTTGCCGCCTCGCTGGCGCATGACCTTGACGGCGTTGAGGATATCTTTCGTCTCGCCGCTCTGGCTGACGAAGACGGCCACATCGTCCGGCCCCACCGATGAGCCGCATTGCTCAATGAATTGCGGCCCCAGCAGCGGCACGGCGACGCGCCCGGCGATCTGCCCCCAGTAGTAAGCCCCCAGCAGGCAGGCGTGATAACTGGTGCCGCACCCTACGAAGTACACAGGGCGGCCCCCCGACGTGCGCAGCGCATCCAGGAACCGAACCACATGCGGCGACCTGTCCAGCAGGTGGAGCAACTCGCGGGCCACGGTGGGCTGCTGGTGAATCTCCTTCAGCATGAAGTGCGCGTACCCTTCTTTCTCCGCCACCTCCACCGGCCCGTCGTACCACTCCGACTGCCGCTGGATGGGCGCGCCATCCTCGGCGCTGTACAGTTCCACGCCGTGCGGCGACAGGACGACGATTTCGCCGTCGTAGATGCGCACGATGCGGCGCGTGAGCGGCAGGATGCTGGGCAAATCCGACGAGACGCACGTGAACCCCTCGCCGATGCCCGCCACCAGGCCGGAACCCTTCTTGATGGCGAACAGGCGGTGATCGTCGCGGTGGGTGATGACAAAGGCGTAGTCGCCTTCCAGGTCTCGGTAAGCGGCGCAGATGGCTTCCAACATGCGGTGGCCGTTGCGGTCAAAGTGCCGCTCCACGGCGTGGATGCACGTCTCGCCGTCGTTGGTGCCGCGCACCACAAGGCCCTCGCGGATGAACATCTCGCGCAACTGGACGTTGTTGACCACGTTGCCATTGTGCGCGCCGACCATGTCGCCATCCGAATCCAGGTGGGGCTGGGCGTTGGCGTAGGATGGCGCGCCGAAGGTGGCCCAGCGCAGTTGGGCGATGCCCCGCACACCCCGCATGGACGGCAGCCCCAAGCGCGGGCTGACATCCTCCAGCCTTCCCACGTCCTTGCGCAAGTCTATGCTCCCGTCGGGCAAGACGGTCGCGCACCCGACCGAATCGTACCCGCGATAGGCCAGCCGCCGCGCGGCTTCCACCAGGGTCGCGCCCAGAACCTGTTCCCGGTCCGCGATGATGCCGAAGATTCCGCACATATGCCGGTCCTGCTCCTTTGTCAGGATTGTACGCCGCTGCGCCTTCCGACGGCCACGGCGCGCGAATTGTATCCCAGTAGCCCATTGGTGGCAAGCGCGGGGTGCATGGCACTCACCGTCCCGCGCGCCGATAGGCGATAACCGCGAGGGTAATCAGCAACACGATGGCCACGTAGAGCGCGGGAAGTCGGCTCGTCCCGCCCACCGCATAGGCCGCGATGGGGCCGAGGGCCAATCCCGCATCGGCGGCGGTGGTGTACACGCCCACGAACAGATGGGGGCGTTCGGCGCGCAGCGCCAGCCCGTTGGCCAGCGTCCCCAGCACGATGTTCAGGCCCGCGCCGATGATGAACATCAGCGCCAGGCAAAGGGCAGCCGCGAGTCCGCGCGCCGCCGCTGCTCCGCTCGTCGCAGCGAGAAGGGCGCACGACAGGAGCACGGCGGTGCGCGGCTGTCCCAGTCGGTCCGAGAGCGCGCCGAACGCGGGGCCGAAGATCAGGTCCGACGTCCACCGCACCGCCAGGAGCATCCCGCCCAGCGTTCCGAGTCCGATTCCCACGTCCAGCGCGCCGTTTACGCTTCCGAGAACACCCGCCAAGAACAACGATGCCGTGGACACGATGATGCCCTCAAACAGGCTGTCGGCCAGGCCGGCGGCGAGGATGAGGCGGCGTCGGCGGTCGCGGAAGGCCTCGCTCCAGCCGGAGGTTAGCGCGCCGTTGGGAGCGCGCGTTGCCCGTTGCGAAGCCGGCCAGCGCATGGATAGGGCCACCGGTATGCCCAGCACGCCGGCGCAGGCCACCGCCCACACCGCCACGCTGTAGCCAAAGCGGTCGCGCAGGAATCCGCCTGCCACCACGCTGATGGCGCTGCCCATGCGGACGATGCCCCAAACGAGGCCCATGTACCGGCCTTTGACATCGCAGGTATCGGTCCACACGGCCTGATACCCGCCCTGGCGCAGGGCAGACCAGGCGACGCCCCAGCCCAGCCGCGCCGCAAGGAAGGCCGCCGCTCCCCACCCCGCGCCATAGACGAGCGTCGTCGCCAGACCCAGCGCCGCCGCGCCGATGAACGGGAGTCGCGGTCCGAAACGCTCAAAGACGGCGCTCATCCAGGCGTTGGACACCAGGCGCACGATGCGGTTCGCGCTCAGAAGGACGCCAACGAGGGGGAGCGAGATGCCCAGCCGCGCCGCTTCCAGGGGCAAGAGGTTGTACAGCAGCGAATCGCCCATGATGACCAGGCCGATGGTCAGGCCGGCGGACACCACCAGCCGAAGCGGGCTATGCGCGGGGCGCGGCTTGGATTGCGTCATGCGGCATCTCCGGCGAGGGGCGCGTCAGTTGTGGCGACAGGCGGCCAGCGCTACGGCCACGCCAACCCACAGCGCCAGCGCCGCCGCCGAGCAGGCCGCTCCCGCCGCAAGCGAACGGGGCGAGAAGACGAACTCCACCACGTGCTCGCCCGCGGGCAGAAGCACGGCGCGCACCAGACCGTTGGCGCGCAGGATGGGCGTGGGGGTTCCGTCCACCGTGGCGCGCCAGCCCGGGTAGTCGGTGTCGCTCAGCACCAGGTAGCCGGGCGCGTCCAGCCGCACGCGGGCCACTACGCGCTCGGCTTCGTCGGCCAGCACTTCCACATCCGCCGTGCCCTCGCAGTCCAGCGCCTGCCCGCCCTCCACCGTCACGGTCGTGCGCGGGTCAATTTCGCCCATCAGAAGGCGCTCAATAGCCTCCTGGCTGGTGGCGACAGGCGCGGCGCGGAAGGCCACGTACAGACGCGGCAGGGCGTCCAAGTTGCGGTAGATTTTCACGTCGCCCGAGTGCACCAGTTCAAACCATCCCGCCGTGGAGACCACCAGCGGCCAATGCGTCCCCGTGGGGCGGTTGACGAGCGACGCGCCCCGGATGACGAGCGAACCTTCGCGGGCGACCTGGGCGATTTCCACGCGCCGAACGCGGCGCATCCCGTCCAGGCTCAACACGGTCAGGTAGCAGGTGGTGTTGGGGTCATCCCGCAGGCCCGCAACGTTGCGGGCTCGGGCGTGGGCCACTTGGGGGCCGTAGCGCCCCTCGGCCGTGTCGTGCCCGGCGACGAGCCCATGGCGTTCCTGCCCGCCGTCGGCAAATTCCAGGACGATTTCGCCGACCGGCGTCCCATCCGGCACGTTGGCCATGCCGTCCAGGTAGGAGACGATGCCCAGCGCGTCGGCGGGGAAGTCCGCGCCCAGGCCCAGGTTTGCCTCCACGCGCCGGCCCGGCCCCAGCACGGCGCGATGGGACAGGTCGTAGTATACACCGTCGCGCCACAGGTCGTAGGCCTTGTCGGCGATGACGTACTTGACGCCGAACGCCCCCAGCAGCCGCCCGTCAGGGATTTCGGTCAGGCCCTCGCGGAGCCTGCCGTCGCGCGACAGACGGTCAGGGGGCAAGAACAGCCGCTCCAGGTCGTAGTACCCGCGCAGGGGCAGGATGCCGCCGCCGTACCCGTCCACCGAGGCGATGCCATAGACCATCGGAAGGTTGGGGGCCAGAATCTCCTTCTGCTTCGTGGCCACAACGTAGTCGTAGATGCCCTGGTTCAGCACGTCCATGTACGGCGTATCGCCGGCCAGG
Protein-coding sequences here:
- the glmS gene encoding glutamine--fructose-6-phosphate transaminase (isomerizing) yields the protein MCGIFGIIADREQVLGATLVEAARRLAYRGYDSVGCATVLPDGSIDLRKDVGRLEDVSPRLGLPSMRGVRGIAQLRWATFGAPSYANAQPHLDSDGDMVGAHNGNVVNNVQLREMFIREGLVVRGTNDGETCIHAVERHFDRNGHRMLEAICAAYRDLEGDYAFVITHRDDHRLFAIKKGSGLVAGIGEGFTCVSSDLPSILPLTRRIVRIYDGEIVVLSPHGVELYSAEDGAPIQRQSEWYDGPVEVAEKEGYAHFMLKEIHQQPTVARELLHLLDRSPHVVRFLDALRTSGGRPVYFVGCGTSYHACLLGAYYWGQIAGRVAVPLLGPQFIEQCGSSVGPDDVAVFVSQSGETKDILNAVKVMRQRGGKVLGVLNVLGSSLMHHSDVYLPLACGYEISVPATKTFVNQAVLFLYLAYRMAGRDVEPLRALPDLLAHTLEESEPYARQVAAYLLHWSALNYLGYGITHPIALEAALKLKEITYTHCEGMFSSEFKHGPLSAVHDGYPVLFITAPGDEAMMINHVNEVTTRGGRAIAIAAEHAALRANVHDYVPVPASPRDLAPIALTIPAQLIAYHLSVARGIDPDFPRNLSKTLTVD
- a CDS encoding MFS transporter: MTQSKPRPAHSPLRLVVSAGLTIGLVIMGDSLLYNLLPLEAARLGISLPLVGVLLSANRIVRLVSNAWMSAVFERFGPRLPFIGAAALGLATTLVYGAGWGAAAFLAARLGWGVAWSALRQGGYQAVWTDTCDVKGRYMGLVWGIVRMGSAISVVAGGFLRDRFGYSVAVWAVACAGVLGIPVALSMRWPASQRATRAPNGALTSGWSEAFRDRRRRLILAAGLADSLFEGIIVSTASLFLAGVLGSVNGALDVGIGLGTLGGMLLAVRWTSDLIFGPAFGALSDRLGQPRTAVLLSCALLAATSGAAAARGLAAALCLALMFIIGAGLNIVLGTLANGLALRAERPHLFVGVYTTAADAGLALGPIAAYAVGGTSRLPALYVAIVLLITLAVIAYRRAGR